In a single window of the Verrucomicrobia bacterium CG1_02_43_26 genome:
- a CDS encoding delta-aminolevulinic acid dehydratase, translating into MQTFSPCDIKTPSGLSLDAVLDLPHRPRRLRQKAAVRALVAETFLRAEDFVQPFFIIEGNGPNEAVPSMPGVDRLTINTLLQECEACLKLGIRSIVIFPKLDVSLKSPLAEEALNPDTLVLRAVREVKKNFPELLLMTDIALDPYTVHGHDGILNAMGADVDNDPSVHLLTQMALNHAEAGVDFVAPSDMMDGRIGSIRSGLDRAGFTTTGIMAYAAKYNSAYYGPFRDAVGSAKAAGTNNLDKRTYQISPENRRQALIEASLDEAEGADMLMVKPAGIYLDIIRELRDRTELPIAAYQVSGEYAQIHAAASLGWLDYEKARDESLIAIKRAGADIIFSYFAKQFAQQLSKK; encoded by the coding sequence ATGCAGACATTTTCCCCTTGCGATATCAAGACTCCTTCAGGCTTATCTTTAGATGCCGTTCTTGATTTACCACATCGCCCGCGTCGCTTAAGGCAGAAAGCTGCCGTTCGAGCTCTTGTCGCAGAGACGTTTCTTCGTGCTGAAGATTTTGTTCAACCTTTTTTTATCATAGAGGGTAATGGCCCAAACGAAGCGGTCCCTTCCATGCCTGGCGTGGATCGTTTGACGATTAATACGCTCTTGCAAGAATGTGAGGCATGTTTAAAGCTGGGCATTCGTTCGATTGTAATTTTTCCTAAACTCGATGTTTCGCTAAAATCTCCTCTTGCTGAGGAAGCTTTAAATCCAGATACGCTTGTTTTACGCGCTGTTCGTGAGGTTAAAAAGAATTTTCCAGAGTTATTGTTGATGACGGATATAGCACTGGATCCTTACACGGTCCATGGCCATGATGGTATACTCAATGCCATGGGCGCAGATGTGGACAACGATCCTTCCGTGCATCTTTTAACTCAAATGGCCTTAAATCACGCGGAGGCAGGTGTGGATTTTGTTGCGCCTTCCGATATGATGGATGGTCGTATTGGTTCGATTAGATCAGGCTTGGATCGAGCTGGTTTTACAACAACTGGTATTATGGCTTATGCTGCAAAATACAATTCTGCTTACTACGGGCCGTTTAGGGATGCCGTAGGTTCTGCAAAAGCAGCGGGTACGAACAATTTAGATAAGCGCACCTATCAGATTAGCCCTGAAAACCGTAGACAAGCGTTGATAGAGGCGAGTTTAGATGAGGCAGAGGGTGCCGATATGCTGATGGTTAAGCCTGCGGGTATTTATTTGGACATTATTCGCGAGTTGCGGGATCGTACCGAGCTTCCCATAGCGGCTTATCAAGTTTCTGGAGAGTACGCTCAGATTCACGCTGCGGCAAGTTTGGGTTGGTTAGATTATGAAAAAGCTCGCGATGAATCCTTGATTGCCATTAAGCGAGCCGGTGCCGATATCATCTTCTCTTATTTTGCCAAACAGTTCGCGCAACAACTTTCAAAGAAATAA
- a CDS encoding GDP-fucose synthetase — translation MNILVTGATGFLGSNLCKELEVRGHNVVKLGSKNCDLTKADSLNAFNDTKYDQIFHLAAWTQAGDFCLHHPGEQWIINQLINTHVLMWWKEHQPQAKMIAIGTSCVYDPELPLSEEYYLKGKPIDSLFTYGMTKKMLYVGLLALHKQFGLNYLYVIPSTLYGAGYHTDGRQMHFIFDLMRKIIQGKEKGDTVTLWGDGHQKRELVLVNDFVRILLELNENTSNDFFNIGAGEEYPIRRFAETISEIVGYDHNEIEYDTQKYVGAKSKCLSVEKIKKALPGYKLTHLDEGLNLTIDWFQNELRTSSF, via the coding sequence ATGAATATATTAGTGACAGGGGCGACAGGGTTTTTAGGGTCTAATTTATGTAAAGAATTAGAAGTACGAGGACATAATGTCGTAAAGCTAGGGTCAAAGAATTGCGATCTAACAAAAGCAGATTCATTAAATGCTTTTAACGATACCAAATATGACCAGATTTTCCACTTGGCGGCCTGGACGCAAGCGGGAGATTTTTGCCTCCATCACCCTGGTGAGCAATGGATTATTAATCAGCTGATAAATACCCATGTCCTTATGTGGTGGAAAGAGCATCAGCCACAGGCCAAAATGATTGCGATTGGCACAAGTTGCGTGTACGACCCCGAGTTGCCGCTCTCAGAAGAATATTATTTAAAAGGCAAACCCATTGATAGTTTGTTCACCTACGGCATGACCAAAAAAATGCTCTACGTGGGCTTGCTTGCCCTGCACAAGCAATTTGGGCTCAATTACTTATACGTCATTCCCTCAACCCTCTATGGCGCGGGTTATCACACAGATGGCCGCCAAATGCATTTTATCTTCGATTTAATGCGTAAAATTATCCAAGGTAAAGAAAAGGGCGATACTGTAACGCTTTGGGGCGATGGTCACCAAAAAAGGGAGCTTGTTTTAGTCAACGACTTCGTTCGTATTTTATTGGAGCTCAACGAGAATACGTCAAACGACTTCTTTAATATTGGGGCAGGCGAAGAATATCCGATACGCCGATTTGCCGAGACAATTTCCGAAATCGTGGGTTACGACCACAACGAAATCGAATATGACACCCAAAAATACGTGGGCGCTAAAAGCAAGTGTCTTTCAGTTGAAAAAATTAAAAAAGCCCTCCCGGGTTATAAACTAACTCATTTAGATGAAGGCTTGAATCTAACCATTGATTGGTTTCAAAATGAGCTGCGAACCAGTTCTTTCTAG
- a CDS encoding methyltransferase, producing the protein MNCRVCDSTNLELAIDLGQHPCCLHFLTQEEVGKEPFYPLRLMFCHDCGTTQLDYTIKKELMYSDHTYLSGVTKMLSDHFQTVAEEADELFCKNKEHKSVLDIGSNDGTQLKHFQKLGYEVLGVEASKTTARIANEAGVPTLNDFFNLEVVKKLNKKFDIINAAGVFFHLEELHSVTEGIREALADDGVFVVQFMYIKSILENLAFDQIYHEHLLFYTLKTIEVLLQRHGLSMFDAQLSSIHGGSIIGYVTHKSRNLKPSERLERMRAMEDLEKTNELETYLDFAERIKVMKEFNLQYLRDAKKAGKKIYGFGAPVKGNTMLNYFGVGTEYLDCLVEKNELRRGLYSPGMHIPIAIEKELTELPDIYYVLAWNFKKEILANNKQLIEKGVEFYFPVDPVEKTIK; encoded by the coding sequence ATGAACTGTAGAGTGTGTGATTCAACCAATCTAGAATTAGCAATCGATTTAGGCCAGCATCCTTGTTGTCTTCACTTTTTAACGCAAGAGGAAGTCGGAAAAGAGCCGTTCTACCCGCTTCGTCTTATGTTTTGCCATGATTGCGGAACAACCCAGCTGGATTACACCATTAAAAAAGAATTAATGTACAGTGATCACACTTACCTTTCTGGTGTCACGAAAATGCTGTCCGACCACTTTCAGACGGTTGCTGAAGAAGCGGATGAACTGTTTTGTAAAAACAAGGAACACAAATCGGTATTGGATATAGGCTCTAATGATGGCACACAATTGAAGCATTTTCAAAAGTTGGGATACGAAGTCCTTGGAGTCGAAGCCTCCAAAACAACCGCAAGAATCGCAAACGAAGCAGGCGTACCTACGTTGAATGATTTCTTTAATTTGGAGGTCGTTAAAAAGCTGAACAAAAAATTTGATATTATCAATGCAGCAGGCGTATTTTTTCACTTAGAGGAGTTGCACTCTGTTACTGAAGGCATACGGGAAGCATTGGCCGATGACGGTGTCTTTGTTGTCCAGTTCATGTACATCAAGTCCATCCTGGAAAATTTGGCATTCGACCAAATTTATCATGAGCATTTACTCTTTTATACACTCAAGACAATAGAGGTTCTCCTTCAACGCCACGGCCTTTCTATGTTTGATGCTCAGCTCTCATCGATTCACGGAGGGAGTATTATCGGTTACGTGACCCATAAATCTAGAAATCTTAAACCTTCCGAGCGTCTGGAAAGAATGCGTGCTATGGAGGATTTGGAGAAAACCAACGAGCTTGAGACATATTTGGATTTCGCCGAGCGGATCAAAGTGATGAAGGAATTTAATCTCCAATACCTCCGTGATGCTAAAAAGGCGGGAAAGAAGATATATGGCTTTGGTGCGCCAGTAAAAGGCAACACTATGCTAAATTACTTCGGCGTTGGTACTGAATACCTAGATTGTTTGGTCGAGAAAAATGAGCTTCGCCGTGGGCTATACTCTCCCGGAATGCACATTCCTATCGCCATTGAGAAGGAACTAACAGAGCTGCCTGACATATATTATGTTTTAGCTTGGAATTTCAAAAAGGAAATTTTAGCCAACAATAAGCAGCTGATCGAAAAAGGAGTAGAGTTCTATTTCCCAGTCGATCCGGTCGAAAAAACAATTAAATAA
- a CDS encoding GHMP kinase: MIITQAPLRISFFGGGTDYPEYFENYGGGAVLAAAINKFAYVTASQFPSHLFDYSIRLSYRDVELTKNVADIKHRVFRACLELLGIAKDIELHTVADLPSFTGLGSSSSFTVSLLKALHAYKGRFIKRLDLAYEAIYVERKMLNEAVGCQDQTMAAVGGFNRVDFITEKEIVVKPVTISRERLCELESHLVMVFTDIKRSAQKIASEQIKGIEDKVADYKVMYQMVEEAENILYGNESLDAFGELLHSAWEYKQRLERSISNDDINNMYQKGLDSGAIGGKLLGAGGGGFLLFYIDPKNKQKLIDTFKGNHIIEPKLASPAAQVIYSS, from the coding sequence ATGATAATAACACAAGCACCCTTACGAATTAGCTTTTTTGGCGGAGGAACAGACTATCCGGAGTACTTCGAGAATTACGGAGGAGGGGCAGTGCTAGCTGCGGCCATTAATAAATTTGCATATGTTACTGCAAGCCAATTTCCGAGCCACTTGTTTGATTATTCGATTCGACTCTCCTATCGCGATGTTGAATTGACTAAAAATGTTGCGGATATCAAGCACCGTGTATTTCGAGCTTGTTTAGAATTGCTAGGCATTGCAAAAGACATAGAGCTTCATACGGTTGCGGATTTGCCTTCTTTTACCGGATTGGGGTCTTCTTCTTCATTTACCGTCTCGCTTTTAAAGGCTCTCCATGCTTATAAAGGTCGTTTCATAAAGCGCTTAGATTTAGCCTATGAAGCCATATATGTTGAGCGAAAAATGCTAAATGAGGCTGTAGGTTGCCAAGATCAAACCATGGCTGCGGTTGGCGGTTTTAATCGTGTAGATTTTATTACTGAAAAAGAAATTGTAGTGAAGCCGGTAACGATTTCAAGAGAACGTTTATGTGAGCTGGAAAGCCATTTAGTGATGGTTTTTACGGATATAAAGCGCAGTGCTCAAAAAATAGCATCAGAACAAATTAAGGGGATCGAAGACAAAGTAGCTGATTACAAGGTCATGTACCAAATGGTGGAGGAAGCCGAAAATATTCTGTATGGTAACGAATCGTTGGACGCTTTTGGCGAATTACTCCATTCAGCCTGGGAATATAAACAGCGATTAGAGCGTAGTATTTCCAATGATGATATTAATAACATGTATCAGAAGGGTCTTGATTCGGGTGCTATTGGAGGTAAATTACTCGGAGCGGGCGGGGGCGGCTTCTTGCTGTTCTATATAGATCCGAAAAACAAGCAAAAGCTTATCGATACTTTCAAGGGTAACCATATTATTGAGCCTAAACTGGCATCCCCGGCGGCTCAAGTAATCTATTCCTCTTAA
- a CDS encoding glucose-1-phosphate thymidylyltransferase, translating into MTRRKGIVLAGGCGTRLYPLTVAVSKQLMPVYNKPMIYYPISVLMLTGIRDILIISTPDDLPLFKKLLKDGSQWGVSFSYAEQPKPEGLAQAFIIGEQFIGNEPCALILGDNLFFGNDFVNILQRVNKRETGATIFGYPVSNPEAYGVVDFDNSGHVLSIEEKPKSPRSKYAIPGIYFYDDKVVGYAKSLKPSARGELEITDLHKIYLEQDSLRVEKLGRGIAWLDTGTPDNLLDAGVFVQILEKRQGLHIGSLEEIAQGQGWI; encoded by the coding sequence ATGACTAGGCGAAAAGGAATTGTGCTTGCGGGCGGTTGTGGAACAAGGCTTTATCCGTTAACGGTAGCCGTTAGCAAACAATTAATGCCGGTTTATAATAAGCCGATGATCTATTATCCTATATCGGTTCTCATGTTAACAGGCATTCGGGATATTTTAATTATTTCTACTCCAGATGATCTCCCATTATTTAAAAAACTCCTTAAGGACGGTTCGCAGTGGGGGGTGAGCTTTTCTTATGCAGAACAACCCAAGCCAGAAGGCTTGGCTCAAGCGTTTATTATAGGTGAGCAATTTATCGGAAACGAACCTTGTGCTTTGATTTTAGGAGACAATCTCTTCTTTGGAAACGATTTTGTCAATATTTTGCAACGAGTGAATAAGCGTGAAACAGGCGCAACTATATTTGGATATCCTGTTTCGAATCCGGAAGCATATGGTGTGGTAGATTTCGATAATAGCGGCCATGTCTTGAGTATCGAGGAAAAACCCAAATCGCCACGCTCTAAATACGCGATCCCCGGAATTTATTTCTACGATGACAAAGTGGTTGGCTACGCAAAATCATTAAAACCCTCCGCTCGTGGAGAACTCGAAATAACCGATCTCCATAAAATTTATTTAGAACAAGATAGTCTGAGGGTGGAAAAGCTAGGCAGAGGTATTGCTTGGCTGGATACAGGCACGCCGGATAATTTACTGGACGCGGGAGTCTTTGTGCAGATTCTTGAGAAACGCCAAGGCCTGCATATAGGCTCATTAGAAGAAATTGCCCAAGGGCAGGGGTGGATATAG